Proteins encoded together in one Streptomyces umbrinus window:
- a CDS encoding fatty acyl-AMP ligase, with protein sequence MSSATGDTLSRHLALSAQQTPDEAAFTFVHFGANRGGDSVELTWNELDTRVRTVAAGLRRAGAVGERVAIVAPQGLDYVVGFLGSVCAGAIAVPLFPPDLPGHGEKLAAVLADAAPSVAISAPEQRESVADFCAGHGIAPRLRVVSVEDLTQSAGTEGTEARTAREPQPEDCAYLQYTSGSTRMPSGVEITHANVCVNARQAMEAYGVRRGRNCAVSWLPLYHDMGLMLGIAMPVVGRMRSVIMDPLDFVQQPARWLRLLTRHDGALTAAPNFAYDYCVHRVPPEERTGLSLGSVAGMINGSEPVSPRTLERFHEAFAPSGIHRTTMRPSYGLAEATVFVAASPAGEEPTVTSFDRNLLAQGTARVAEPTEGGPNIELVACGRPTDQEVAIVDPATGRRQEDGTIGEIWLRGPNIGRGYWGRLLNGESFGAVMEGGDPADPAQRWLRTGDLGMWHDKQLYVTGRMKDLVIVDGTNHYPHDVELTVENAHSAVRRHHTAAFAVSTDEGERLVVVAEHSPAVTDPHTHLDEVTRAVRGAVSVTHGIAVHDFVYVPPGAVPRTTSGKVARSACRARYLADTWTATKNAALKGSGSA encoded by the coding sequence ATGTCGTCAGCCACGGGCGATACACTCAGCCGCCATTTGGCCCTCTCCGCCCAGCAGACACCCGATGAAGCGGCCTTCACCTTCGTGCACTTCGGCGCCAACAGGGGCGGGGACTCGGTCGAGCTGACGTGGAACGAGCTGGACACGCGGGTGCGGACGGTGGCAGCAGGGCTGCGCCGGGCGGGTGCGGTAGGCGAGCGAGTAGCCATCGTCGCACCGCAGGGCCTCGACTACGTGGTCGGATTCCTGGGGTCCGTATGCGCGGGCGCGATTGCCGTGCCGCTCTTCCCCCCCGACCTGCCCGGCCACGGCGAGAAACTGGCGGCTGTGCTGGCCGACGCGGCACCCTCCGTTGCCATCTCCGCCCCCGAGCAACGGGAATCGGTGGCGGACTTCTGCGCCGGCCACGGTATTGCTCCCCGTTTGCGCGTCGTGAGCGTCGAGGACCTGACGCAGAGTGCTGGAACAGAGGGTACGGAAGCTCGGACAGCCCGGGAGCCGCAGCCCGAGGACTGCGCCTACCTGCAGTACACATCCGGATCGACGAGGATGCCGTCCGGGGTGGAGATCACCCATGCCAACGTCTGCGTCAACGCGCGGCAGGCTATGGAAGCGTATGGCGTCCGCAGAGGGCGCAACTGCGCCGTGAGCTGGCTTCCGCTGTATCACGACATGGGTCTGATGCTGGGGATCGCCATGCCGGTCGTGGGCCGCATGCGGTCCGTCATCATGGATCCGCTGGATTTCGTCCAGCAGCCGGCCCGCTGGCTCCGCTTGCTCACGCGCCATGACGGAGCCCTCACAGCCGCACCGAACTTCGCCTACGACTACTGCGTTCATCGGGTGCCACCCGAGGAACGGACCGGCCTGTCCCTGGGATCGGTCGCCGGCATGATCAACGGCAGCGAGCCCGTCAGCCCGCGGACTCTCGAGCGCTTCCATGAAGCCTTCGCGCCGTCCGGCATCCACAGGACGACCATGCGCCCCTCCTACGGCCTCGCGGAAGCCACCGTGTTCGTCGCGGCGTCGCCTGCCGGTGAGGAACCGACCGTCACCTCCTTCGACCGGAACCTGCTGGCGCAAGGCACCGCGCGTGTCGCTGAACCGACCGAAGGCGGACCCAACATTGAACTGGTCGCCTGCGGCCGACCGACCGATCAGGAAGTGGCCATCGTCGACCCTGCCACCGGCCGCCGACAGGAGGACGGGACAATCGGGGAGATCTGGCTACGCGGCCCGAACATCGGACGCGGCTACTGGGGTCGCTTGCTGAACGGGGAGTCCTTCGGCGCCGTTATGGAGGGCGGAGACCCGGCTGATCCGGCACAGCGTTGGCTGCGCACGGGCGATCTGGGCATGTGGCACGACAAGCAGCTCTATGTCACGGGTCGAATGAAGGACCTGGTGATCGTCGACGGTACGAACCACTATCCACACGACGTCGAACTCACCGTAGAAAACGCACACTCTGCTGTCCGACGCCACCACACGGCCGCGTTCGCCGTGTCCACCGACGAGGGCGAAAGGCTGGTCGTCGTCGCCGAGCACTCCCCTGCCGTCACGGACCCGCACACGCATCTCGACGAGGTGACGCGGGCCGTACGCGGGGCTGTCTCAGTCAC
- a CDS encoding MFS transporter, with the protein MSRLRGLSVLAAIILPSFMTALDNTIVNVAFPQIQEELVLGESGLKWVATVYPLTFSSFLLLGGRCVDSRGRRPTQVSGIALFTASSLLCSVATNGPDLIVWRGVQGVGAALIMPASLALLSHDLPSGARNAGISALTGALATALACGPVISGIITEHLGWKWLFAINAPLGVLSLLVTVAAIPRAAKPDGAVLRQPPNSALPLRTVMLACLFFGGLAYCLIEGPRYGFTAARIVVPGIMSLICLITVVITESSSRRTPLADLLLRRAFAGGIVTQLLWGLGVTGVFFFTSQFLQNVLDFSPTSAGLTFTPVASALLVTAVLVPKMVRRWGEGRVSAVGLLLVALGLLLVARGSAAGGFTDLLPGLTCIGIGSAMAVPLTTRALEAAPGHASGIAAGLFSATREASGVLGVAVVGVIVTYRQHSAASAGAHAGEAFLAGYQAGLYTAAALVAIGAPVALWTLHSQRPPTAKSMTERFAAAESRVHRRWAPALMTRVYGYTRSGWEAPSPSGVRGFDVVREGYARDQVDRYLEALSETDSAASPPLFQVVGRGYDCKQVDERIRELLADRDISGYPPG; encoded by the coding sequence ATGAGCCGACTGCGCGGACTCAGCGTTCTGGCGGCAATCATCCTGCCGTCCTTCATGACGGCTCTCGACAACACCATTGTCAACGTCGCTTTTCCGCAAATCCAAGAGGAGTTGGTCCTCGGCGAGTCCGGCCTGAAGTGGGTCGCGACGGTGTACCCGCTCACCTTTTCCAGCTTCCTGCTGCTGGGGGGCCGCTGTGTGGACTCCAGAGGGCGGCGTCCCACGCAGGTCTCGGGGATCGCCCTCTTCACGGCTTCGTCACTGCTGTGCAGCGTGGCCACGAACGGTCCGGACTTGATCGTCTGGCGGGGGGTGCAGGGGGTGGGAGCGGCTCTCATCATGCCGGCTTCGCTCGCGTTGCTGTCCCACGACCTGCCCTCCGGCGCACGTAACGCCGGTATCAGCGCGCTGACTGGGGCACTGGCCACCGCACTCGCCTGCGGTCCCGTGATCTCCGGAATTATCACAGAACACCTGGGATGGAAATGGCTGTTCGCGATCAACGCGCCGCTCGGCGTTCTTTCCCTGCTCGTGACGGTCGCGGCGATTCCTCGCGCCGCCAAACCCGACGGCGCTGTCCTGCGGCAGCCCCCGAACTCCGCCCTTCCACTCCGCACAGTGATGCTGGCCTGTCTCTTCTTCGGCGGACTCGCCTATTGCCTGATTGAGGGGCCTCGCTACGGTTTCACGGCCGCCAGAATCGTTGTTCCTGGAATCATGTCCCTCATCTGCTTGATTACCGTCGTGATAACGGAATCATCGAGCAGGAGAACGCCGCTTGCCGATCTACTTCTTCGGCGGGCGTTCGCGGGAGGAATCGTTACCCAGCTGTTGTGGGGCCTGGGAGTCACTGGCGTATTCTTCTTCACTTCGCAATTCCTGCAGAATGTGCTGGATTTCAGCCCGACGTCCGCCGGCCTGACGTTCACGCCAGTGGCGTCAGCCCTGCTCGTGACCGCTGTGCTGGTCCCGAAGATGGTCCGGCGGTGGGGCGAGGGGCGGGTATCGGCAGTGGGATTGCTACTTGTGGCCCTGGGGCTGTTGCTCGTCGCCCGCGGCAGCGCCGCGGGCGGCTTCACCGACCTGTTGCCCGGGCTGACCTGTATCGGCATCGGCTCCGCCATGGCGGTTCCCTTGACGACGCGGGCTCTGGAAGCCGCCCCTGGCCATGCATCAGGTATCGCCGCGGGCTTGTTCAGCGCCACCCGCGAAGCCTCGGGTGTCCTCGGCGTCGCCGTGGTCGGTGTGATCGTCACGTACCGGCAACACTCAGCGGCTTCCGCGGGAGCCCATGCCGGTGAGGCATTTCTGGCGGGATACCAAGCGGGGCTCTACACCGCTGCCGCGCTGGTTGCGATCGGCGCGCCGGTGGCCTTGTGGACGTTGCACAGCCAGCGACCCCCGACTGCGAAGTCGATGACCGAACGCTTCGCTGCTGCTGAAAGCCGGGTACACAGGCGCTGGGCCCCGGCTTTGATGACACGCGTGTACGGATACACGAGGAGCGGCTGGGAAGCGCCGTCACCGTCCGGAGTCCGGGGCTTCGATGTGGTGCGAGAGGGCTACGCCCGCGATCAGGTGGACCGCTATCTCGAAGCGCTGTCCGAAACCGACTCGGCAGCGAGCCCGCCTCTGTTCCAGGTCGTGGGGCGAGGATACGACTGCAAGCAGGTCGACGAGCGCATCAGGGAACTCCTGGCGGACAGAGACATCAGCGGCTATCCGCCTGGGTAG
- a CDS encoding tyrosine-type recombinase/integrase → MPASRSGRLRRRPCRVRKLGYEHLRRHDLRHTGLTWFADAGVHVHVLRRIAGHGSLTTTQRYLHPDVHKITAAGAARSALPAEPDRHDPLTPVKDASPQLVPKNDQGPVSDASETGPDLRLSPVGTTGFEPATP, encoded by the coding sequence ATGCCGGCATCTCGTTCAGGTCGGCTTCGGCGTCGCCCCTGCAGAGTGCGCAAACTCGGCTACGAGCACCTGCGCCGCCACGACCTCCGGCACACCGGACTGACCTGGTTCGCCGACGCCGGAGTCCACGTGCACGTCCTCCGCAGGATCGCCGGCCACGGATCGCTGACCACCACCCAGCGCTACCTCCACCCGGACGTACACAAGATCACAGCCGCCGGCGCAGCGCGCTCCGCGCTCCCTGCCGAGCCCGATCGTCATGACCCGCTGACCCCGGTCAAGGACGCCAGTCCCCAACTGGTCCCCAAGAATGACCAAGGGCCGGTTTCGGATGCCTCCGAAACCGGCCCTGACCTGCGACTGTCTCCAGTCGGGACGACAGGATTTGAACCTGCGACCCCTTGA
- a CDS encoding MurR/RpiR family transcriptional regulator has product MCVDGPVTPGGESDRTGNESGTRAAGRGTRVTDTEGAGVGVDAPQGAVEPARLHQLFEGRRLTPTQRRIAHCLVRQTAAAPFLSSVELAQLAGVSQPSVTRFAVALGFDGYPALRRHLRDVAPAGPSVDARPANPYQQAVRAEIHHLLQLASLLADAGPVERAGRLLAASRPLPVLGLRASAAQARGFAYFAAKVHPDVRLLDEGGSRLADRIDMAKNAGASALMCFALPRHPAELLDALDHARATGLTVVTIADGTFAPVAAHSDLLLPAAVGTDLVFDTVSAPMLLGQVLLEAMCDALPDAQARLEEFDTRAAARGLFVD; this is encoded by the coding sequence ATGTGTGTGGACGGTCCGGTAACCCCCGGTGGGGAGTCAGACAGGACCGGCAACGAGTCCGGTACGCGCGCGGCAGGGAGGGGGACCAGGGTGACCGACACGGAAGGGGCCGGCGTCGGTGTCGACGCACCTCAGGGGGCTGTCGAGCCCGCGCGGCTGCACCAGTTGTTCGAGGGGCGCCGGCTGACGCCCACGCAGCGCCGGATCGCCCACTGTCTGGTCCGGCAGACCGCGGCCGCACCCTTCCTGTCGAGCGTGGAACTGGCCCAACTGGCAGGCGTGAGCCAGCCGTCGGTGACCCGCTTCGCGGTCGCCCTCGGCTTCGACGGATACCCGGCCCTGCGCAGGCACCTGCGGGACGTGGCACCGGCCGGGCCGTCCGTGGACGCGCGGCCGGCCAACCCGTACCAGCAGGCGGTACGGGCCGAGATCCACCACCTGCTCCAACTCGCCTCCCTGCTCGCCGATGCCGGGCCCGTGGAACGCGCGGGACGGCTGCTGGCCGCCTCGCGGCCTCTGCCGGTGCTCGGGCTGCGTGCCTCCGCGGCCCAGGCCCGCGGCTTCGCGTACTTCGCGGCCAAGGTCCACCCGGACGTGCGTCTCCTCGACGAGGGAGGCTCACGGCTCGCCGACCGCATCGACATGGCCAAGAACGCCGGTGCGAGCGCCCTCATGTGCTTCGCCCTTCCGCGCCACCCGGCCGAGCTCCTGGACGCACTCGACCACGCCCGCGCGACGGGACTGACCGTGGTGACGATCGCCGACGGCACCTTCGCCCCGGTCGCCGCCCACAGCGACCTGCTCCTGCCGGCCGCCGTCGGCACCGACCTGGTCTTCGACACGGTGAGCGCCCCCATGCTCCTCGGCCAGGTCCTCCTGGAAGCGATGTGCGACGCCCTGCCCGACGCCCAGGCCCGCCTGGAGGAGTTCGACACGAGGGCGGCGGCACGGGGCCTGTTCGTCGACTGA
- a CDS encoding ABC transporter substrate-binding protein, whose amino-acid sequence MKAKAIVRATAFGLVTAFALTACGGGDDSDDNPLTGSSGDSGGGKSIVVGSANFPENQLLAEIYAQALEDKGLKVTRKFDIGAREVYYDQVVKGGIGVFPEYNGALLSVAVDKKSTATSTEEINAELKAKLPKSVEILDSAAAEDKDSVTVTSETAAKHNLKTLADLKPVAKDMTIGAGSEFKTRTQGGVGLKTVYGVEFGKFQPLDAGAQSTLLKLLKDNKVQAANLYTTDPAIVEDKLVVLEDPKNLFSSQNVTPLVYKAAVDDKAKAALNALSAKLTTEDLLEMMKKLVNDKEDASDVAKEWLTNAGLAG is encoded by the coding sequence ATGAAAGCCAAAGCCATCGTTCGCGCCACCGCGTTCGGCCTCGTCACCGCGTTCGCCCTGACCGCCTGCGGAGGAGGCGACGACAGCGACGACAACCCGCTGACGGGCAGCAGCGGGGACAGCGGAGGCGGCAAATCCATCGTCGTCGGCTCGGCCAACTTCCCCGAGAACCAGCTCCTCGCCGAGATCTACGCCCAGGCCCTGGAGGACAAGGGCCTGAAAGTGACCCGCAAGTTCGACATCGGTGCCCGCGAGGTGTACTACGACCAGGTGGTCAAGGGCGGCATAGGTGTCTTCCCCGAGTACAACGGCGCGCTGCTGTCCGTCGCGGTCGACAAGAAGAGCACCGCCACCAGCACGGAGGAGATCAACGCCGAGCTGAAGGCGAAGCTCCCGAAGTCCGTGGAGATACTCGACTCCGCCGCGGCCGAGGACAAGGACTCGGTCACGGTCACCTCCGAGACCGCCGCCAAGCACAACCTCAAGACCCTGGCCGACCTGAAGCCGGTCGCCAAGGACATGACCATAGGTGCCGGCTCGGAGTTCAAGACCCGCACGCAGGGCGGTGTCGGTCTGAAGACGGTCTACGGCGTCGAGTTCGGGAAGTTCCAGCCGCTGGACGCGGGCGCCCAGAGCACCTTGCTGAAGCTGCTGAAGGACAACAAGGTGCAGGCCGCCAACCTGTACACGACCGACCCCGCCATCGTCGAGGACAAGCTGGTCGTCCTGGAGGACCCGAAGAACCTCTTCTCCTCGCAGAACGTCACCCCCCTCGTCTACAAGGCCGCGGTCGACGACAAGGCCAAGGCGGCCCTCAACGCCCTCTCGGCCAAGCTCACCACCGAGGACCTGCTGGAGATGATGAAGAAGCTCGTCAACGACAAGGAGGACGCCTCCGACGTCGCCAAGGAGTGGCTGACGAACGCCGGTCTCGCCGGCTGA
- a CDS encoding ABC transporter permease, with protein MNDFLNQVELVGDWLTSSQQWSGDDGIPHRLAEHLTYSGISLVFATLIGLTFGLLVGHTGRGAFAVASVANLARAIPTFGLVVLVVTVAGLSTTPVLVALVALAVPPILINTFEGVRGVDPDTRDAARGMGMTGWEVLLKVEVPMALPLILLGLRVAAIQVVATATVAAYPGLGGLGRFIVDGLARNNYELVIGGSAVVVMLALVVQAVFTALRRLVVSPGLQPSATKS; from the coding sequence GTGAACGACTTCCTGAACCAGGTCGAGCTCGTGGGCGACTGGCTGACGTCGTCCCAGCAGTGGAGCGGTGACGACGGCATCCCCCACCGGCTCGCGGAGCATCTGACCTACAGCGGCATATCGCTGGTGTTCGCCACCCTGATCGGGCTGACGTTCGGACTGCTGGTCGGGCACACCGGCCGGGGCGCGTTCGCCGTCGCGAGCGTGGCGAACCTCGCGCGCGCGATCCCCACCTTCGGCCTGGTCGTCCTCGTCGTCACGGTCGCCGGGCTGAGCACCACGCCGGTGCTGGTCGCCCTGGTCGCGCTGGCGGTCCCGCCGATCCTCATCAACACCTTCGAGGGCGTACGCGGAGTCGACCCCGACACCAGGGACGCGGCGCGCGGGATGGGCATGACCGGCTGGGAGGTCCTGCTGAAGGTCGAGGTGCCGATGGCGCTGCCGCTGATCCTGCTCGGGCTGCGGGTCGCCGCGATCCAGGTCGTGGCCACGGCGACCGTCGCCGCGTACCCCGGTCTCGGCGGTCTGGGGCGCTTCATCGTCGACGGACTCGCCCGCAACAACTACGAACTGGTCATCGGCGGCTCCGCCGTCGTCGTCATGCTGGCGCTCGTCGTCCAGGCCGTCTTCACCGCGCTGCGGCGCCTCGTCGTCTCGCCGGGGCTGCAGCCTTCGGCGACCAAGTCCTGA
- a CDS encoding ABC transporter permease, whose product MRDGEPLIRWDWIGDHIGELADYTGVHLRLGLLPVLFGLIISVPLGILCHRWRWIYPPTLTAANVLYSIPSLALFMIFVRYTGLTERTVMIPLTLYTLSVLIPNVVDGLASVPEPVRQAATAMGFSTVRRVVQVELPIAVPVVVAGVRVAAVSSISLVAVGQLIGQGGLGYYITRGLQLDFPTPIITATVLIMLLALVTDALLVLAQRLLTPWARGKGATA is encoded by the coding sequence ATGAGAGACGGCGAACCCCTCATACGCTGGGACTGGATCGGCGATCACATCGGCGAGCTGGCCGACTACACCGGCGTCCATCTGCGGCTCGGACTCCTGCCGGTGCTGTTCGGGCTGATCATCTCCGTGCCGCTCGGCATCCTCTGCCACCGGTGGCGGTGGATCTACCCGCCGACCCTCACCGCGGCCAACGTGCTGTACTCGATCCCGTCGCTGGCCCTGTTCATGATCTTCGTGCGCTACACGGGTCTGACCGAACGCACGGTGATGATTCCGCTGACGCTCTACACGCTGTCGGTGCTCATTCCCAACGTCGTGGACGGACTGGCCTCGGTCCCCGAACCGGTACGGCAGGCGGCCACCGCCATGGGATTCAGCACGGTACGCCGTGTCGTCCAGGTGGAGCTGCCGATCGCCGTGCCCGTCGTCGTGGCCGGCGTCCGGGTCGCCGCCGTCTCGTCCATCAGCCTCGTCGCCGTGGGGCAGCTGATCGGACAGGGCGGCCTCGGCTACTACATCACCCGCGGACTCCAGCTCGACTTCCCGACCCCGATCATCACCGCGACCGTACTGATCATGCTGCTGGCCCTCGTCACCGACGCACTGCTCGTGCTGGCACAGCGGCTGCTCACACCATGGGCGCGCGGCAAGGGGGCGACGGCGTGA
- a CDS encoding ABC transporter ATP-binding protein: MIRFDAVSKNYPNGTTAVDELSLELAEGGITVLVGPSGCGKTTTLRMVNRMVEPTAGTVSLRGQDIREIAAPELRRGIGYVIQHAGLFPHRTVLDNIATVPLLLGWGKKKARSRAAELLELVGLPASMAKRYPYQLSGGQQQRVGVARALGADPPVLLMDEPFSAVDPIVRGELQAEFIRLQKELHKTIVFVTHDIDEAIKLGDNIAVFRTGGKLAQFDTPERLLAHPADDFVADFVGQDRGIRRLSFVKAADLPLREGLVLPADSPVARARAAGEPWVLVVDGDRRPLGWAAVADLPAGGTLADAALTPLGHTFSLAGDSARAALDAALLSPSRLAVGVDPQGAVVGVADAYELSAAMTGDGAVGDAAAEEATAAPGTAQVETTEAETAEAAATGAGTVGTETAGAETSGAESADAATAEDSVSKVPVAKDETVGGSGGDADGAGSGSGGDGR, from the coding sequence TTGATCAGATTCGACGCGGTGAGCAAAAACTATCCCAACGGCACGACAGCCGTGGACGAGCTGTCGCTGGAGTTGGCGGAGGGCGGCATCACGGTCCTGGTCGGCCCTTCCGGCTGCGGCAAGACCACGACGTTGCGCATGGTCAACCGCATGGTCGAGCCGACGGCCGGCACGGTGAGCCTGCGCGGCCAGGACATCCGGGAGATCGCCGCCCCGGAGCTGCGCCGGGGCATCGGCTATGTGATCCAGCACGCGGGGCTGTTCCCGCACCGCACGGTGCTGGACAACATAGCCACCGTGCCGCTGCTGCTCGGCTGGGGCAAGAAGAAGGCGCGCTCGCGGGCGGCGGAGCTGCTGGAGCTCGTGGGGCTGCCGGCCTCCATGGCCAAGCGCTATCCGTACCAGCTCTCCGGCGGGCAGCAGCAGCGCGTCGGAGTGGCCAGAGCGCTGGGCGCGGACCCGCCGGTGCTGCTGATGGACGAGCCGTTCAGCGCGGTCGACCCCATCGTCCGGGGGGAACTGCAGGCGGAGTTCATCCGGCTGCAGAAGGAGCTGCACAAGACGATCGTGTTCGTCACCCATGACATCGACGAGGCGATCAAGCTCGGCGACAACATCGCCGTGTTCCGCACCGGGGGCAAGCTGGCGCAGTTCGACACCCCGGAGCGGCTGCTCGCGCATCCCGCCGACGACTTCGTGGCCGATTTCGTCGGCCAGGACCGTGGCATCCGCCGTCTGTCCTTCGTCAAGGCGGCCGATCTGCCGCTGCGGGAGGGGCTGGTCCTGCCGGCCGACTCCCCGGTGGCCCGGGCCCGAGCGGCGGGCGAACCCTGGGTGCTCGTCGTCGACGGGGACCGGCGTCCGCTCGGCTGGGCCGCGGTCGCCGACCTGCCGGCCGGCGGCACGCTCGCGGACGCCGCGCTGACCCCCCTCGGCCACACGTTCAGCCTGGCCGGCGACTCGGCACGGGCCGCCCTCGACGCGGCCCTGCTGTCGCCGTCGCGGCTCGCGGTGGGTGTGGACCCCCAGGGCGCGGTCGTCGGGGTCGCGGACGCGTACGAACTGTCCGCGGCGATGACCGGGGACGGCGCTGTCGGTGACGCGGCGGCCGAGGAGGCGACGGCCGCACCCGGGACGGCCCAAGTGGAGACGACTGAAGCGGAGACTGCCGAGGCGGCGGCGACCGGCGCGGGGACGGTCGGCACGGAGACGGCTGGCGCGGAGACCTCCGGCGCCGAGTCGGCCGACGCGGCGACCGCCGAGGACTCGGTGTCCAAGGTGCCGGTCGCCAAGGACGAAACGGTCGGCGGCAGCGGCGGCGATGCCGACGGAGCGGGCTCGGGTTCGGGCGGTGACGGGCGATGA
- a CDS encoding ornithine cyclodeaminase family protein — translation MQAFDPVWFTFLNGSDIEQLELDDTEVLDAVEQGLHAQGRGETVIEPRVHLTPDPSFNGHFNVLRGYIAPLGLAGVKIVGDYVGNYKAGLPSEMALLNLFDPRTGMPVAVVDATAITEMRTGALTALGARHLARPGSKVLGHIGARATSYWNVRLLDRIFDFDEIRVHSRRSESREAFAERLENDLGKPVTVTDDWKTCVEGADIVVEASRLERPEPLLRTEWIAPGALVVPYGTMSAVELSLTDIMDKVVVDDWGQCRSGPFGALRAHVESGRLSEETLHGELCEIVVGDKPGRERDDETILFWHRGLSLSDIALGAAMLKKAEERGLGQNLRFS, via the coding sequence ATGCAGGCGTTTGACCCGGTTTGGTTCACGTTCCTGAACGGCTCGGACATCGAACAGCTCGAACTTGACGACACCGAGGTGCTCGACGCCGTCGAGCAGGGGCTGCATGCTCAGGGCCGCGGGGAAACGGTGATCGAACCACGGGTCCACCTCACGCCCGATCCCTCGTTCAACGGCCACTTCAACGTCCTGCGCGGCTATATCGCGCCACTGGGGCTGGCCGGAGTCAAGATTGTGGGCGACTACGTCGGCAACTACAAGGCCGGACTGCCCTCCGAGATGGCGCTGCTCAACCTCTTCGACCCGCGTACGGGCATGCCGGTGGCCGTGGTCGACGCCACCGCCATCACCGAGATGCGCACCGGCGCGCTCACCGCGCTCGGGGCGCGCCATCTGGCCCGCCCCGGTTCCAAGGTGCTCGGCCACATCGGCGCCCGCGCCACCTCCTACTGGAACGTCCGCCTGCTCGACCGGATCTTCGACTTCGACGAGATACGTGTCCACTCGCGCCGCTCGGAGAGCCGTGAGGCCTTCGCCGAGCGCCTGGAGAACGACCTCGGCAAGCCCGTGACCGTCACCGACGACTGGAAGACCTGTGTCGAGGGCGCGGACATCGTCGTGGAGGCGTCCCGGCTGGAACGGCCCGAGCCCCTGCTGAGGACGGAGTGGATCGCGCCGGGAGCGCTTGTCGTACCGTACGGAACGATGAGCGCGGTCGAACTCTCCCTCACCGACATCATGGACAAGGTCGTCGTCGACGACTGGGGCCAGTGCCGGTCCGGGCCGTTCGGTGCCCTGCGCGCGCATGTCGAGTCGGGGCGGCTCAGCGAGGAGACCCTGCACGGCGAGCTGTGCGAGATCGTCGTCGGCGACAAGCCCGGCCGTGAGCGCGACGACGAGACCATCCTGTTCTGGCATCGCGGCCTCTCGTTGTCCGACATCGCGCTGGGCGCGGCCATGCTCAAGAAGGCCGAAGAACGTGGCCTCGGGCAGAACCTGCGGTTCTCATGA